Genomic DNA from Prunus persica cultivar Lovell chromosome G1, Prunus_persica_NCBIv2, whole genome shotgun sequence:
ATAATGTTTTGAAGTTTTAAGTCTCTGTTTTCTTGCAGTAGCCTGAATTTATGTATTCCTTTTACCTTAGACTTGTGTCAAGTACTGTTCACAAGCGGAAAAGGATGCAGTATTTGAGGAGCTTCAGCCACATCTTCTTACTCTTGCATGCAACACTTATGCTGTTCATCTGGTGACAAAAATGTTAGACAATGGTATGGTTCagattggaagaagaaatataaCAAATTGTAGTCTTCCTTACAATACTATTATAgtttgaatttcattattttctgataaattattaagttattacctcttctttgttttggcaGCCTCCAAAAAACAGTTAGCAGGGTTTATCTCGTCTCTCCGTGGGCATGTTGCTTCCCTTCTACGTCACATGGTTGGATCTGTAGGTATGTTATAGCCTTCCTGTAGTACTTGGAGAGATATCTCACAAGCAATATCCAACCAACcgtttttgtttcctttctcACACTttgagcagttataacattGTTGCTACTTCTCTAAATTCTCTTATAGTCGTCGAGCATGCATACCAATTGGGAAATGCAACACAAAAGCAAGAACTTTTGGTGGAACTATATTCTACAGAGCTACAGTTGTTTAAGGACTTGGTCTCGAAGAAAGAGGGCAGGTAAAGGATAAGTTGTGTATAATAGTTTTACGTGAATGTAATGCTATCAAATTCTTATTGCACTTTGAATTTCACAAAGTGTTAGATATGTATGGCTTCCACAAGGACTGCAACCCATGAAAGTTATCTTGGTATTATTCTTTCTCCTGATATTGATCAAATTTCAGGTTACTGGATATAATTTCAAAGTTAGATCTGCAGAAATCTTCAGTCTTGCGGCACATGACTTCAGTGATTCAACCAATTTTAGAGAAAGGAATAATTGATCACTCTATAATACACAGGGTGTTGATAGAGTACTTTACAATAGCTGAGAAGGTATGGTTGAGAAATTACATGcaatttatcattttataaaCAATCTCAATTCCTTGCCTACAATATAGGCCTTTGCTTGTCATTTTGTCTCCTTTtctgaaaatcaaaatttttttttggaagttcTCTGCCACAGATGTAATTAAACAGTTGTCAGGTCCGCTTCTTGTTCGGATGATCCACACAAGGGATGGATCTAGGGTTGGGATGCTCTGTGTCAAGCATGGCAGTGCAAAGGTAGATTCTTATCATATCCGTGTGTAAATttttatcattaaaaaatatgcaTAGGTTTTTTGGCTAATGGTGTACgttttcttttaattgttATGACTTGTCtctaggaaagaaagaagataatCAAAGGAATGAAAGCCCACGTACGTGATATAGCTCTTGACAAAGCTGGAAGTATGGTAAGCTTTggggaattttattttgtgttttctaTTGTCATTATTTCAGTGCTAATATTTGTGATATTATGCATTTGTTTCAGTTGTTTGTATACATGACACAAAGGTTATTTTGATATTATGCATACCTGATAATGAATTAATTCTATGCTTCCCAGGTGCTTGTTTGCCTTCTTTCAGTTGTTGATGATACAAAGCTTATTACAAAGGTTTGTTTTTCTGGTGATGTTTGTTGCAGataggattttaatttttctttatatatatttttttgtgagGTTGCAATATATGAATTTCTGGTGAACCTTTCTAAATCAAATACTCCTGATTACAGGTTGTCATTCACGAGCTTCAAGAAAATCTGAAGGATCTTGTTCTTGATAAGGTTGTCGTTCTGATCTGCTGCTTATCGAACATATTTCCGTATCTACAGTAGTCCTATTTCAccttattttcacttttttacaTTCCTAAGAGATGCTTTACTGTTTGCAATTGTTCAGAATGGAAGGCGCCCATTACTGCACCTACTACATCCAAATAAATCACAATATTTCACTCCTGATGACCTGGCTTCTCTCAGTTTGTCTATCCCTTCTCTATCCAACAAGGTAGATTGTATATTCTCTTTCGTAGAAGATAGAAATGTATTTGGATAGTGATTCATATGCATGGGAACTTACCCCATTGCTCTCTATTCTCAGGTTGAGTCAGACACCCAATCTGAAACAAAATCTTCAGAAGATAACAGATCTGGTGAAGAGGCCAGTAGTGATTTGGAAGTGACAGTAGATGAAGCCAATACGAATGATGATGACATCCACTTAGTTGAGGGTGGAAAGAAGGATCCTTCTATAAGAAGGCAAGAGTTGTTAGTCAAGAGTGGGCTGGCTGAGGTTTGTTGCTTTAACACAAAATAGGTTCCAATTTAAACAGAGATTAATTATAGTGAAGTTGATTTTAAATTCTGCTCAACCATTTTTCACAATAAAACTTTGACTTTGGTGGGGTATGCCTTGCAGAGGCTAGTTGATGTATGCACTGAAAATGCAGGGGAATTGCTTAGatcaaattttggaaaagaagTCATATATGAGGTActtattttactaattttgTCAATGCAGAGATTTTACCATGGGAAAAGTTTTAACGTTTGCCCAAATTTTTGACACCATTCGAATGTGGAACCTTTTAATACGTGCAGGTTGCAACTGGGGGTGATGGTGGCATTCTCCACCCAATTCTGGATGAAAAGTTGAATGCATTATATGAAGCTATAGCATCTCTTGTAGCAGAGCCTAAATCCGAAGAATCAACGGAGGAATCAAAAGAGGAACACATCTTGGAAAATTTCCATTCCAGTCGGACCATTAGAAAACTAATCTTGGACTGCCCCACCTTTGCTTCCACCTTATGGAACAAAGCACTGAAAGGAAAATGTGAATTGTGGGCCCACGGTCACAGGTCAGCCTCTTTGTCTTATTTCCAAGTATGATGCATGTGAATGAGCATAAAAGTGCATGTGATTCTTTCTTTCGTATTTAAGTCTCTTTTTTTCTGTGATTGCAGCGGCAAGGTAATTGTTGCATTCTTAGAATCTTCAGACCCTAAGGTACATAAACTAGCAAAGAAAGAGTTGCAACCGCTGATAGATGGTGGTATTCTCAAAATCCCCGAGACAAAAGTAGCCAGTGGAGCAAAAGAATGAGGAAATTGCTCTCAAAGAACAGAAATGGCGTGGTAATCGCTTGCTAAATAACAAAGGGACACCAACTCTCTGTCATAACCGTCATAACTCTTTCGACTAAATGCAGTTAAAAGTGAACTTACAATTTTGTACTAGTGTAgtctttttcttattatatTGTCGTAATGTGGTTGGTACAGTCCCAAActattataaaatttgaatttgattaacAAGATTCTGTGCGTTCGACGCATTTGGGTGTGCTACTTTTGTTTATGCTTTTTGTGTTAAAGTTATCGTTTTATCTTTCTGCTattgaaatcaaaatgaaatataGACGATTAATTCTTACCAACTAATTCTCAGGAAGTCCATGACCTTGGAAAATATGCAAAAGATTTCCTACCAACTCAATTGAAATCAATAATCTGGCAACAGAGCAATGCAGGAAAAAAGAGTTGAGGGAGCCTAAAAGGAAATGACTTTTCACTGTTTttcaattaatgaatgaaaCAATCATTTTCTCTAAAGTTATGAACGGACACAAGTAGATCTGCTCTTAAAAAATGCCCTATCTGATCTGACCTCGAACACCGGAGAATCATACGTAGCTCTACCGGGTTCATAATTCAGTACTTGATGCCCCGTTCGCAGGTGCCAAAAGTTCTGAGGTTTACTGTGAATTCGAGTCCGGAGATGAGGATAGCCTTGAACCTTGTGGTCAGATGGATTGAAGATGGGGGACTCTCTGCTGGACCTGCTCTGAAACACGTCATAAGCAGCAGGTGGGCTGAAGAGTGAGGATTCTCTTCTTGGTGCAGCAGCTGCATTGGCCCTCAAACAGTTTTCTATAACTCTTGCCTCCTCCCTAAACCTGTTTCTGATATCTTTCAGACCCTTGACAACTTTGCAAGACCTTGACGAGCTTGTGGGATTACAAGCCTTGTGTTCTGAAGCACTGGCATTGCTTGAAGTTTTGTGGGTGGTGTAGGGGATTGTACCACACTCAAAGCAGAACTTCCTCCATCTCTCTAAGTCAAAAGCTCTTCTTTTTGCATTATCAGAGAGACATGAATATGCCTGCagtaaaaaatcataaatttgaGTGAACCCAGTATCctaaatagattttttttttctcaccgAAGTTAAGGAACGGGAAGGGGGTTTTTCTCACACACTGCCTGCCATGATGCCATGGGAATTCGACCACAAGACCATTGCTCTACAAGTCAGAGGTCTTTTGCCATTGGGCAATACCCAGTTGGCCAATATCCTAAATAGATTAATCATAATGTGAGTGTATTGCAATTCAATGCACTCACACCCTAAACATGAATATGCTTTTGGGTCCAATATGTTCTGTCAGCCTTTCACATGGGACTCACCCTTCACCAAAGTCCATGTAACCCAATTAAGGTGaggcatattttttttaccacAAAACTTTATATCATTGTACTGGACTGGACAGACCTGCACCTGAAATTTTGTCTTCAATATGTTTTGGGAGGACATGGTTGTGGTAAACAACCAACCCTACCAAACTccatgaaatttcaattttctttcccaTTGACCACTGTCAACTTGTGgccaagagaaaaaatagagcTCAATCAAAAACTACCAAAAGGGTGGAACTTGGATTGGTTGAATGCAATTCTAACCTCGGAGACAAGTTTGAAGGCAATCTCAGCCTTGGGATGCTTGTTCTTATCTGGATGAAGTTGCAAAGCTGCACAAAAGAATAAGCCTAATTAACCacaatcaccaccaccaccaattaAGGAATATGAAATGTTAAATCTTTTAGCCAAACCTACCAAGTTCATGGTACCTCTTTCTTATAACATCCCTGCCAGCATTTTCTTGCACCTATTCATTCCCAGAAACGCATAAACATTAatcttgaaattaattaacaagagaaagaaagagaaaaataataagaatCCCACAAATGTGTTACGTTTTTAATCAAGATGGTCCAAGAAAACGTACTCGAAGAAGACGATACCAATCGATGAAAGATGATGATTTAGCTGGGCTGTTGCTGCAGCCATGCCTATGAGAGCAGGCAATGGAGCGCGTGGAAATGGAGCAAATCTCTGTCACCAACTGGGATTTGAAATCAGAATCATGTGCCATTTTTTCTCACcgagaaaacagagaaaaaatggaaggcggaaatggaaaagaatgagaaaatgtttgaaactttgaatgAGTTTCAAAGATTCAAAGGCAATGTGTGGTTTTTCTTCTGCATGTGTGTTTTagtgtaatttttttggttttaagagagagagagagagagagagagagagagagagagagagagagggagagtgaTGGCAAGGTGGAGCGGTTAAGAAAAAAGAGCAAAGTTTGCGGGTGTGATTTTTGAAAGTGGATCAGTTGGTGCCCCTTGGTGGGAAGAGGGAATGAGAAGAGGTCATCCGTTAATCTTGCCACGTGGTAGAATTTGAGTAGGCCTAGCCAGCCATTATAGTCCTtcagttttaattttatttttttcttagcTTAGTATttgaggttcaaatttttgatCTATTCTACActatggagagagagagactcaaAGTTGGATGCAAAGTAGAGATCACATCCGCTCCAACGAATTTGACTAAGTTCATATACGCCTAaggtttaaattttaaatgaaaaaggcAATGGGTAGGCTTGTGGGGTCACCCTATGGATTTTCAAGCGACTCATCTTTGTCAATATCTGATATATCAGTGTcttggtttttattattttttcgaTTTGACTGGTATACCATCCTAAAAATTGAGTTGtatattataaatacaaaTTCACTATATATAGagcttatcttttttttttatcttttttttttgtggacgAAATATATAGAGCTTATCGTAAACTAGGAAAGTAATGATATGCTGTTAGTTAGTGAATTTAGGTTCCAATATTATTGTTCATgtatttaacaaaataaaatggtaTATTTGGTATAATCCCATCCATACTATATATAATTATCAGCAATATGGAATAATTGTTACAACAATCTCACCACCAAACGTTTCCCAAACAAGACTTTAAGATAGTGCAAAATGGTAGGTGAATATCCTGGCTATCATGAAATGAATTCTGTTGGTatcttggaagaaaaaaagttagcAATGAGGTCTCTATACTCTACGGTACAAATGTCTGTGTCAAATGAATTAACTAATTGCCATCCAACCAAAAGGGCTATAAATGGATGGTCCAAAAGATTGAATGTTGCAGATGGCAACAGTTACTGAAGAGACTTTTATGCAACGGGAATAAATTTGTTTGCTATTCTCGATCAATAGTGCAATGACATGCATAATAATTTTTCTACATGTCATTGCATTATTGAccaaaaatagcaaaacaataTTATCACGCTTACAAGAAATTTTGTATGAACTGGCAAATAAAGTTAAAACTCAAGATGAAGAACGGCTCAGAGTGAATGAAttatttctctttattaggtAGGTAGCGAAACCTATTTCTCAATAGGAACCATGCAAATATTGATTGAATCTAATAAAAACTTACACGTGAAAAGGGTGTATGGTAGGTGCAAAACTATGTGGACTGCCGCATATAATGCCCAGTTGAAACTTTGGCATAAATTTGGCAATCAAAAGTAGGTCAAAAGAGCCCTCTAAGTTTGTACTATTTTCCCTAGATTTTactttggattttcttttgttttgattttgatagaAAAGCTAGGCCTATGCCTATCCATGTTGACCATGTATTGGTTCAACCTAACACATACATAGTTTGTTACGGTGTAAAATCGAAAAAGGTTAATGGATATTTCTTTACGTGTGTATAGATGATTGTTAACTAATATTAGTCCTGATCTTTTGGACTAcagggtccaagagatttgtagtCACTTATCGTtgaatgtaaattcaacggttcactcactcttgcactccttttaagaaacttttttgaaccattgaattaatatccaacggtagatgaccacaatctcttttACTCATGTGATCCAAGAGATCGGAACTATAACTAATATATAGATAATTGTTAACTGTAAGTTTAATGTCGAATTTTACATGCATCAATAACTGATAATCGCTGTAATGTTGGCAAGTAAAGTTAACTCGCCATCTCTCCTCCCTCAAGGGTTTTACCCTTTTGACGCAATGGCAATTTGTTAACAAGGGTTAGGAATTGTAGGGTTATGATGATCATATGATGGACCCCATAACACAAGGCAACTTTTGGAAAAGTGCCCTAGTTGTTGTTGTCAGTCCCCAATGCCAATAGTTTCCACCCTCCTAGAATCTTTCTTAATTTGAGCAATCTTGGCTTTGGAATTTAACCTTTGCCATCTGCCATTTCCAAAGCCTTGGGCTAGGTGCTTTTGTTTTGAGATTGGCGAGGCTCTATGTGAATAACAAAGGATGTAGGCTTTGTTTTATGGCATGCCTTGTtttatttagagaaaattCCAATTGGATTAGAAGTTTCACATTTTATAATGTTCGTATTACATTAAAGTCAACTGAAACCTGTTTGCACCCAAAATTCAAT
This window encodes:
- the LOC18791531 gene encoding uncharacterized protein LOC18791531 encodes the protein MAHDSDFKSQLVTEICSISTRSIACSHRHGCSNSPAKSSSFIDWYRLLRVQENAGRDVIRKRYHELALQLHPDKNKHPKAEIAFKLVSEAYSCLSDNAKRRAFDLERWRKFCFECGTIPYTTHKTSSNASASEHKACNPTSSSRSCKVVKGLKDIRNRFREEARVIENCLRANAAAAPRRESSLFSPPAAYDVFQSRSSRESPIFNPSDHKVQGYPHLRTRIHSKPQNFWHLRTGHQVLNYEPGRATYDSPVFEVRSDRAFFKSRSTCVRS
- the LOC18793377 gene encoding pumilio homolog 24, which codes for MAAKKQEKSGPKKRKQIPGTKSETYSSTSKKPKFLDSKPSNPRSNDFKKPSKPFKQREPGLDNEKQIPLSKREGRLRAKELAESRKKKRKRHYNLEQELAHLWEKMRRRNISKEERSKLVSEAVEKMKGKIPEIACSHVSSRVLQTCVKYCSQAEKDAVFEELQPHLLTLACNTYAVHLVTKMLDNASKKQLAGFISSLRGHVASLLRHMVGSVVVEHAYQLGNATQKQELLVELYSTELQLFKDLVSKKEGRLLDIISKLDLQKSSVLRHMTSVIQPILEKGIIDHSIIHRVLIEYFTIAEKFSATDVIKQLSGPLLVRMIHTRDGSRVGMLCVKHGSAKERKKIIKGMKAHVRDIALDKAGSMVLVCLLSVVDDTKLITKVVIHELQENLKDLVLDKNGRRPLLHLLHPNKSQYFTPDDLASLSLSIPSLSNKVESDTQSETKSSEDNRSGEEASSDLEVTVDEANTNDDDIHLVEGGKKDPSIRRQELLVKSGLAERLVDVCTENAGELLRSNFGKEVIYEVATGGDGGILHPILDEKLNALYEAIASLVAEPKSEESTEESKEEHILENFHSSRTIRKLILDCPTFASTLWNKALKGKCELWAHGHSGKVIVAFLESSDPKVHKLAKKELQPLIDGGILKIPETKVASGAKE